A portion of the Eulemur rufifrons isolate Redbay chromosome 30, OSU_ERuf_1, whole genome shotgun sequence genome contains these proteins:
- the CXCR3 gene encoding C-X-C chemokine receptor type 3, translating to MVPEMSDHQVLDVSEIASLLENFSSSYDYGENESDSCCASPPCPQDFSLNFDRAFLPALYSLLFLLGLVGNGAVAAVLLSRRAALSSTDTFLLHLAVADALLVLTLPLWAVDAAVQWVFGSGLCKVAGALFNINFYAGALLLACISFDRYLSIVHATQLYRRGPRARVALTCIAVWGLCLLFALPDFIFLSARYDERLNATHCQYNFPQVGRTALRVLQLVAGFLLPLLVMAYCYARILAVLLVSRGQRRLRAMRLVVVVVVAFALCWTPYHLVVLVDTVMDLGALARNCGLESRVDVAKSVTSGLGYMHCCLNPLLYAFVGVKFRERMWTLLSRLGCPDQRGLQRQPTSSRRDSSWSETTEASYSGL from the exons ATGGTCCCTGAG ATGAGCGACCACCAAGTGCTGGATGTCTCTGAGATTGCCTCCCTCCTGGAAAACTTCAGCTCTTCCTATGACTACGGAGAAAACGAGAGTGACTCCTGCTgtgcctccccaccctgcccgcAGGACTTCAGCCTGAATTTCGACCGGGCCTTCCTGCCGGCCCTCTACAGCCTCCTCTTTCTCCTGGGGCTGGTGGGCAACGGCGCCGTGGCAGCCGTGCTGCTGAGCCGGCGGGCAGCCCTGAGCAGCACCGACACCTTCCTGTTGCACCTGGCCGTGGCAGATGCGCTGCTGGTGCTGACGCTCCCGCTCTGGGCAGTGGATGCTGCCGTGCAGTGGGTCTTCGGCTCCGGCCTCTGCAAGGTGGCAGGTGCTCTCTTCAACATCAACTTCTACGCGGGGGCCCTCCTGCTGGCCTGCATCAGCTTTGACCGCTACCTGAGCATAGTGCACGCCACCCAGCTCTACCGAAGGGGCCCCCGGGCCCGCGTGGCCCTCACCTGCATAGCTGTTTGGGGGCTCTGTCTGCTCTTTGCCCTCCCAGACTTCATCTTCCTGTCGGCCCGCTATGACGAGCGCCTTAACGCCACCCACTGCCAGTACAACTTCCCGCAGGTGGGCCGCACAGCTCTGCGGGTACTGCAGCTGGTGGCTGGtttcctgctgcccctgctggtcATGGCCTACTGCTATGCCCGCATCCTCGCGGTGCTACTGGTCTCCAGGGGCCAGCGGCGCCTGCGAGCCATgaggctggtggtggtggtggtggtggccttTGCCCTCTGCTGGACCCCTTACCACCTAGTGGTGCTGGTGGACACCGTCATGGACCTGGGGGCCTTGGCCCGCAACTGTGGCCTAGAGAGCCGTGTGGACGTGGCCAAGTCGGTCACCTCAGGCCTGGGCTACATGCACTGCTGCCTCAACCCGCTGCTCTATGCTTTTGTGGGTGTCAAGTTCCGAGAGCGGATGTGGACGCTGCTCTCGCGCCTGGGCTGCCCCGACCAGAGAGGCCTCCAGCGACAGCCAACGTCTTCCCGCCGGGATTCATCCTGGTCCGAGACCACAGAGGCCTCTTACTCTGGCTTGTGA